A section of the Gloeobacter violaceus PCC 7421 genome encodes:
- a CDS encoding mechanosensitive ion channel family protein — translation MRRRHCYSLLAQAAGLWGALALPAGAQSEMPLITVPLEALQWLMAVASVVLGALGSWGLNIVRGRLKFFIGDQRFDPWLRSLFGLLQGGVWFAALWLAAGNLKGLDPLRSQVALLLGGVADFLVGVWQVPVLTIDKTRFPLGTLLLLLVLAFAVFWASRLSAVVLKRFVLSRFNLTIGSQEAIATVCNYVISAVGYILLLQLAGIDLGSIAILLGVIGLGVGFALQNLARNFISGLVLLIERPVQVGDYIVIDNKDGVVESVNLRAATLRRFDGSRLIVPNTLLVDQQVLNWSTAENRARLSLEVLVRGSGDPEVVTETLLKIASEERRVLTNPVPEVIFRGWRELGMLFELWAWCGTPKEQLRIKSALYYKIDAELRERGVELAFLEYGQPWQMLPNGTTPMSMQQPNGRN, via the coding sequence ATGCGCAGGCGGCATTGCTATTCTCTTTTAGCGCAGGCGGCGGGGCTCTGGGGGGCGCTCGCCTTACCGGCCGGGGCGCAGAGCGAGATGCCGCTCATCACCGTGCCCCTCGAAGCGCTGCAGTGGTTGATGGCCGTCGCTTCGGTGGTCCTGGGAGCGCTGGGCAGTTGGGGACTGAATATTGTTCGCGGCCGCTTGAAGTTTTTTATCGGCGACCAGCGCTTCGACCCGTGGTTGAGGAGCCTGTTTGGCCTGCTGCAGGGGGGAGTGTGGTTTGCGGCCCTCTGGCTGGCCGCCGGAAACCTCAAAGGTCTTGATCCATTGCGCTCCCAGGTGGCATTGCTGCTGGGGGGGGTGGCCGATTTTTTGGTCGGGGTGTGGCAGGTGCCGGTGCTCACCATCGACAAGACGCGCTTTCCCCTGGGTACGCTGCTGTTGCTGTTGGTGCTCGCTTTTGCCGTCTTCTGGGCCTCGCGCCTCTCGGCGGTGGTGCTCAAGCGCTTCGTGCTCAGCCGCTTCAACCTGACCATCGGCAGCCAGGAGGCGATCGCCACCGTCTGCAACTACGTGATCAGCGCCGTCGGCTACATTTTGCTGTTGCAGCTGGCAGGTATCGATCTCGGCTCGATCGCCATTTTGCTGGGGGTGATCGGCCTGGGTGTGGGCTTCGCCCTGCAGAACCTGGCGCGCAACTTCATCAGCGGACTGGTGTTGCTGATTGAGCGGCCCGTGCAGGTGGGCGACTACATCGTCATCGACAACAAAGACGGCGTCGTCGAAAGCGTCAACCTGCGCGCCGCCACCTTGCGCCGCTTCGACGGCTCGCGGCTGATCGTTCCCAATACCCTGCTGGTCGATCAGCAGGTGCTCAACTGGTCCACCGCCGAGAACCGGGCTCGCCTGTCCCTCGAAGTACTGGTACGCGGCAGCGGCGATCCGGAGGTGGTGACGGAGACGCTGCTTAAAATTGCCTCCGAGGAGCGGCGCGTGCTCACCAATCCTGTTCCGGAAGTGATCTTCCGGGGATGGCGCGAGTTGGGGATGCTCTTTGAGCTGTGGGCCTGGTGCGGTACTCCTAAGGAGCAACTGCGCATCAAAAGCGCCCTCTACTACAAAATCGACGCCGAGCTGCGCGAGCGCGGCGTCGAGCTGGCCTTTCTGGAGTACGGCCAGCCGTGGCAAATGCTTCCGAACGGGACAACGCCGATGTCGATGCAGCAGCCCAACGGCCGCAACTGA
- a CDS encoding chromophore lyase CpcT/CpeT, whose protein sequence is MSDWQTVRTWLAGTYSNRAQAMAEPVWFIPVTLWYVEVAGLFGEGAGFFTEQVSEHTPNQPYRSRVLQLLDNPLRLENYRLKDQKVWAGAAKDPERLGRLRADDCEQLPGCTLYLERRGETFTGKMQPGGGCRLFPGDASYVEIEFELGERLFFTLDRGFEATTGEQTWGSRAGAYRYLKQLH, encoded by the coding sequence ATGAGCGACTGGCAGACCGTGCGCACCTGGCTGGCGGGCACCTACTCCAACCGCGCCCAGGCGATGGCGGAGCCGGTCTGGTTCATTCCGGTCACACTCTGGTATGTGGAAGTGGCCGGGCTCTTCGGCGAAGGGGCGGGCTTTTTTACCGAGCAGGTGAGCGAGCACACCCCCAACCAGCCCTACCGCAGCCGGGTATTACAGTTGCTCGATAACCCCTTGCGGCTGGAGAATTATCGCCTCAAAGACCAGAAAGTCTGGGCCGGGGCGGCAAAGGACCCAGAGCGTCTCGGGCGGCTGAGGGCGGACGACTGCGAGCAGCTTCCCGGCTGCACGCTCTATCTGGAGCGCCGGGGGGAGACGTTCACGGGCAAGATGCAACCCGGAGGCGGCTGCCGTCTTTTTCCCGGTGACGCCAGCTATGTCGAGATCGAATTTGAACTTGGCGAGCGGTTGTTTTTCACCCTCGACCGTGGCTTCGAGGCCACTACCGGCGAGCAGACTTGGGGATCCCGGGCCGGGGCGTACCGATATTTGAAGCAGCTGCATTGA